A stretch of the Vigna radiata var. radiata cultivar VC1973A chromosome 7, Vradiata_ver6, whole genome shotgun sequence genome encodes the following:
- the LOC106767144 gene encoding ATP-dependent zinc metalloprotease FTSH 8, chloroplastic → MDSMEKGPNEPHTDTTTATNPTPPPTTSISPTTTTTHLEWYLFYLKVMERNTRVTFDDIIGVDEDKEDFMEVVEFLKKPERFTVVGARIPKGVLLVGPSGIGKTLLAKAITGEAGVPYFSISNSVFVEMFVGIGASRVRDLFKKAKENALCIVFIDEIDDVGRQRGTGIG, encoded by the coding sequence ATGGATTCCATGGAAAAAGGCCCCAACGAACCGCACACCgacaccaccaccgccaccaacCCCACACCCCCACCAACAACCTCAATTTCCCCGACGACGACAACGACGCATTTGGAGTGGTAtctgttttatttaaaagtaatggAACGAAACACTAGAGTGACATTTGATGATATTATTGGGGTGGATGAAGACAAAGAAGACTTTATGGAGGTGGTGGAGTTTCTGAAGAAGCCTGAGAGGTTCACTGTTGTTGGGGCTCGCATACCTAAAGGAGTTCTTCTTGTTGGTCCTTCAGGAATTGGGAAGACCCTGTTGGCCAAGGCTATTACTGGTGAAGCTGGTGTTCCATATTTTTCAATATCTAATTCTGTGTTTGTTGAGATGTTTGTTGGTATTGGTGCTTCTCGAGTTCGTGATTTGTTCAAGAAGGCCAAAGAGAACGCCCTTTGCATTGTCTTTATTGATGAAATTGATGATGTTGGAAGACAAAGAGGAACTGGAATTGGTTGA